A section of the Osmia lignaria lignaria isolate PbOS001 chromosome 16, iyOsmLign1, whole genome shotgun sequence genome encodes:
- the LOC117600962 gene encoding DNA damage-regulated autophagy modulator protein 1-like — translation MDKEDYLVNLHYLPIILFISLPSVFILTYVVAIVLGHVEAGFPYISDAASYAPESCIFAQCINMLTMLMSFVIYIRYSQVKEYSSTFSLQESLSKWNYWSLIFGLVGTFGLSIVANFQESTVIVMHFIGAFLCFGASTAYFWTQAVCTFYLHPIGSSLRLAHFRTALSTFCTVCFCISVVTGTLAYAAYKGTNPQKWYKEDGGWELHMASTVTEWLCAIAFCIYILTFSDEFKNVKVTHPKVLCTRNRTRLTNEALNESQNSAMAQHRHPARIT, via the exons TTACGTAGTAGCGATTGTATTGGGCCACGTGGAAGCTGGGTTTCCTTACATCTCCGACGCAGCTTCGTATGCACCAGAGAGCTGCATATTCGCACAGTGCATCAACATGTTAACGATGCTCA TGTCATTCGTCATCTACATAAGGTACTCTCAGGTGAAAGAATATTCGAGTACATTTAGCCTACAGGAATCCTTGTCAAAATGGAATTACTGGTCCTTAATTTTTGGTCTAGTGGGCACCTTCGGCCTTTCCATCGTAGCAAATTTTCAAGAATCGACTGTGATAGTTATGCACTTCATCGGTGCATTCCTTTGTTTCGGTGCAAGCACTGCGTACTTTTGGACACAG GCTGTGTGCACCTTCTATCTGCATCCGATCGGAAGTTCCTTGAGACTGGCGCATTTTCGTACAGCATTGTCTACCTTCTGCACtgtttgtttctgtatctccgtCGTTACAGGCACGCTGGCGTATGCGGCCTATAAGG GTACGAATCCTCAGAAATGGTACAAGGAGGACGGTGGCTGGGAACTGCACATGGCTAGCACGGTTACGGAATGGCTATGCGCGATTGCATTCTGCATCTACATTTTGACGTTCAGCGATGAATTTAAGAACGTCAAAGTTACTCATCCAAAG GTTTTATGCACCCGAAATAGAACAAGGCTGACCAACGAGGCGCTAAACGAGAGCCAAAACTCCGCGATGGCCCAGCATCGACACCCGGCCAGGATCACCTGA